The following is a genomic window from Chlorocebus sabaeus isolate Y175 chromosome 24, mChlSab1.0.hap1, whole genome shotgun sequence.
TCATGCCCTGCTCTAGGTCTAAGGAGCCATTTTCATGTGCAAGAGCTCTGGTCAACTCACCCACTGTCATGCCCTCTCCCGCTAAAAATTCATTTAATCtgcttaaaaatgtattatcaGAGTCAGGGGGCTTAAAGATCACTCTCCAGATACCCCCTTTTCCCGGTATCTCCTTAGGGACCAGTGCGTGACTAGTCTCCGCAGTAAGCCCTACTAAGGCTACTTTCCTGTTCTCATCCCTCCTGAACATCCTTCCAAGCAGTCTGTACTCCCCCAAGGGAGCTAAACCAGCCTGCAGAGCCTCCTCGATTTCTGCCACACTGCAGCTCTGGGAGATGCCGGCAATCAACAGCGCTTTCCGAGGGTTCATGTCCATCCCCCTGCACCAGTCTTCCAAAAGCCTCAAAGTCATGGTGCCCGAAATAATAGACTTAAGTTTAAATATTTCAGACCACAGGCGGCCACTGCAATTCAAAGAAATCCTCCGCGGTACCCCAGGGAAATCTCGTCAACGTGCCGAGGTCCAGCAGCCTGCAAAACAGAGCAGACAGGTTAGCTAAAGGTGCCAACGTCCACGGCACGCGTGCAGGCCGCAAGCCCCGTGCGCCCTGCCCCCCGCGGCGACTCCAGGGCCGCCGCACTGCGGCGCGCGCCCCTcacccctcccagccctggtGCCTGGGGGATGTCGGGCCTGCAGGGCCTCTCTGGGCCAGCTTCCACTCACCGTAATCTAGTGCTCGGTGCCCGCGTCCGTGCGCCGGCGGCGGAGGTGCCCGGCCGCGCCCCGACAAGGCGCGGGAGGGCGGGCTCCCCTAGGCTCGGACGGACACTCAGGGACCAAAGCGACCGATGCCGGTCCTCCAGGTGCTTGTGATGCTCTCCGCAGCAAGAAGTGATGGGGCGATGACAGTCGCGAGCGGGCACCGGGAGGAAAGGCTGAGGAGCGCTGAGTCGCCAGACCCAGACAGCCGCCCACCTGAAGGGACGTGCCACCACCCGCGCAGCTAGACCCCCAGCTCCTGCCCGGATTCCAGCTGTTTGGGTCTCGCTGGGCGAAGCTGCGCGGCGGGCGGGGGCAATCTGACGTCATGAGGGGGCGGGCCTCTGGGGGGCGGGGCGCGCGCGCTTCCGGCCCGAGCCGGAAGCCCCGACTGCGGCGGCATCCGGGACGGCGGGCGGGCTGGCCACCCGGGACAGGAAGGTGAGATCCGGGACCTTAGCTTTGCAGGCAGGCTCTGCCGGCGGCCGCTGACTGGCGCTGGGCTCGCGACGCTGCAGGGCGGCGAGGCCCGGGCCTGGCGCAGTCAGCACAACCCTGGTCGCGGCGTGCCGGCGCTGCAGCGCGGCAGGGGGCGGGGCCGGCCGCCTGGAGGCCCGTGTGGCGGGGACGCCTCCCGGCCGGGTCAGATCCCCATAGCGGGTCTCCGGCGGCGGCGACGGGGGCCGGGCCGCGCGTGACCCGCCGCAGTCACGCCGTTCTTAATCACTAGTAGCTGGTGCTCCAGGCTGGCGGCGCTCACCTTTCTCCTAGCCGGGTGACCCAGGGGATTTATTTTATGGTGGCTTTCTCTGAAATGCCAAAGCCACCCGATTATTCAGAGCTGAATGACTCTTTAACGCTTGCCGTGGGAACAGGAAGATTTTCGGGACCATTGTAAGTGCTTAGGAGTTACTGTCTTAACTTGGGGGCTTGACTTGTAGCACCCCGCGTTCACATCTGAAGCAGTACTGTAAAGCCGAAAGTGTTTCACCTGTCAAAGTGAAAAGTGCTGTGGGAAACTAGTTTAATTCCAGTTTCTGGAGGGCGGGTATTATGGACCTGTTTAAGTAGGATGCAGTGATTTATTCTGAGAGATTCCCGTTAAAAAGCAGAACTCAATATATACTGAAATcaattgtttttttattgtaactATTACACAAAACCTGTAAGTTTTACATTTCTTAATAggtgtttaattattttaaatcttaagTGTGTTAGTGGGATGCTTtcgaatttaattttatttttttgagacggagtctcgctctgtcgtccaggctggagtgcagtggcgcgatctcggctcactgcaagctctgcctcccgggttcacgccattctcctgcctcagcctcccgagtagctgggactacaggcgcctgtcaccacgcccggctaattttttgtatttttagtagagacgggtttcaccatgttagccaggatggtctcgatcttctgacctcgtgattcacccgcctcggcctcccaaagtgctgggattacaggggtgagccaccgcgcccgacctagaATTCTTGGAGATAAAGCAAGTACATTTGGAGTAGTTGCCGTGACAGTACTACAAGACCctaattgtatttccttttttaatttgaagGCACAGAGCATGGAGAATGATGAATTTCCGTCAGCGGATGGGATGGATTGGAGTGGGATTGTATCTGTTAGCAAGTGCGGCAGCATTTTACTATGTTTTTGAAATCAATGAGACTTACAATAGGCTGGCCTTGGAACACATTCAACAGCACCCTGAGGAGCCCCTTGAAGGAACCACATGGACACACTCCTTGAAAGCTCGATTACTCTCCTTGCCTTTTTGGTTGTGGACAATTATTTTTCTGGTACCTTACTTACAGATGTTTTTGTTCCTATACTCTTGTACAAGAGCTGATCCCAAAACAGTGGGCTACTGTATCATCCCTATATGCTTGGCAGTTATTTGCAATCGCCACCAGGCATTTGTCAAGGCTTCTAATCAGATCAGCAGACTACAACTGATTGACACATAAAATCAGTCACCGTTTTTTCCCTACGATTACAAAACTGCCAGTCCTATATGGAGTCTGATCACAAGACTGCAGTTTCTTCACAGATCTCAGGAAGTTGTGGTGGGGCagaggctttttaaaaacatgtgatCAGGGGGCTATCTTTATCTGAATAATAATGAATTTTTAGGTAAAACCTGAGATACAGTACTACAAAATCATGTTGATGACTTCAGATTTTGGAAGTTAAATCGTGTCTGTTATTTGCATTCTTTAGAAACTTGACTGAGTACCTGAATTCATATTTCTATTCTACTGTGCAACATAGTGATGATTCAGAAATTtttcctttggggaaaaaaaatgaacatttccaTTGTGTTAAGTGTAAAAAGGTCCAGACATgatcataaaatttaaattttatacaattaCTTGGCTTGCTTTAAATTCTTCACACTTAAAACACCGATTCATTCTATTGCAGCTAAGCCAGCTGTTTATACTTGCTGTCAGTTTATGAGGCATTGCTTAAAAACGTATTAAGGTAATGGCTGTCTTGATAAGCAGAATTTGTTCTTCCTCTTGGTAATGGCTAGCTAAATTATTATTAGTGctttaatgggtttttttttttatatttttcttttttgtggagaATGAGGTCTCGTCACGTTGCCCAGgcagttctcaaactcctgggctcaagctttcCTCCCCTCTAGcactccctaagtgctaggattaccagcgtgagctcccatgcccagctatttttaattaaaaaaattttttttccatggcttgtgacacagtctcaggaggccctgagaacatgtgccccaaTGCTACTGGTTTAGAAAACTATTTGGGAAGAGACTAAATGGTAAATGTTGGAAGGCTAGAAATAACTTACAAATGGAAGATGGAAACAATGTGTTCAATGAAAATAAACGggttattaattaattaaaattattattattattattttttgagacagagccttgctctgtcacccaggatggagtacagtggtgcattctcggctcactgaaatctttggcttactgcaacctctacctcccaggtttaagagattctcttgcctcagcctcctgagtagctgggattacaggtgaccgcccctatgcctggctaatttttgttattttagtagagagggttacagcatgttggccaggctgttctcttAACTCCTCACCTAAGGTAATCCGCCTCCCaaaggcctgggattacaggcatgagccaccatgcccagctgtatttatttatttatttattttgagacggagtctcgctctgtcgcccaggctggtgtacagtagtacgatctcagctcactgcaacctccgcctcccaggttcacgctgttctcctgcctcagcctcccaagtagctgggattacaggcacctgccaccatgcccggctaatttttttattttttagtagagatggggtttcaccaggttggccaggctggtctcgaactcctgacctcaagtgatccgtctcagcctcccaaagtactaggataacaggcatgagccaccacgcccagcctataacAGGTAATTTAGTCCAGTCCTTATCAGATGCACGAGACCCCTCTAAAAGATGCTATCAAGTCATaatctttctgattttcttttctggcCCAAGGTTAGGTCGTCAGGCAGTAGGTTAATTACATGAAGATGTGATCCTTGTACCTTCTTTGCATTTGTACTACCTCACATCTCGTACTAACA
Proteins encoded in this region:
- the LYSET gene encoding lysosomal enzyme trafficking factor isoform X1, translated to MMNFRQRMGWIGVGLYLLASAAAFYYVFEINETYNRLALEHIQQHPEEPLEGTTWTHSLKARLLSLPFWLWTIIFLVPYLQMFLFLYSCTRADPKTVGYCIIPICLAVICNRHQAFVKASNQISRLQLIDT
- the LYSET gene encoding lysosomal enzyme trafficking factor isoform X2 — translated: MVAFSEMPKPPDYSELNDSLTLAVGTGRFSGPLHRAWRMMNFRQRMGWIGVGLYLLASAAAFYYVFEINETYNRLALEHIQQHPEEPLEGTTWTHSLKARLLSLPFWLWTIIFLVPYLQMFLFLYSCTRADPKTVGYCIIPICLAVICNRHQAFVKASNQISRLQLIDT